A single genomic interval of Xyrauchen texanus isolate HMW12.3.18 chromosome 8, RBS_HiC_50CHRs, whole genome shotgun sequence harbors:
- the LOC127647664 gene encoding glucose-induced degradation protein 4 homolog, producing MPVRIDSCQGSSLAYLASASLVPPPPINTHQPGVNTSLLYSGSQFRGHQKSKGNSYDVEVVLQHVTMEDSYLCGYLKIKGLTEEYPTLTTFFAGEIISKKRPFLTRKWDADEDVDRKHWGKFQAFYQYAKSFNSDDFDYEELKNSDYVFMRWKEQFLVPDHTIKDISGASFAGFYYICFQKSTATIEGYYYHRSSEWYQSLNLTHVPEHSAPIYEFR from the exons ATGCCGGTCCGTATCGACAGCTGTCAGGGCTCGTCGCTGGCCTATTTGGCCTCGGCCTCTCTCGTTCCTCCCCCGCCGATTAATACCCATCAGCCCGGCGTCAACACCTCTCTGCTTTACAGCGGCTCGCAGTTTCGCGGCCACCAGAAGAGCAAAGGAAACTCGTATGATGTCGAGGTGGTTCTGCAG CACGTGACTATGGAGGACTCATACCTGTGTGGATACCTGAAGATCAAAGGTCTCACAGAG GAATATCCCACTCTGACTACATTTTTTGCCGGGGAGATCATAAGCAAGAAACGTCCCTTCTTAACCAGGAAGTGGGATGCGGATGAGGATGTCGACCGTAAACACTGG GGGAAATTTCAGGCATTTTATCAGTATGCCAAAAGCTTTAACTCAGACGACTTTGACTATGAAGAACTAAAGAACAGTGACTATGTTTTCATGCGGTGGAAG GAGCAGTTTTTAGTTCCTGATCATACAATCAAAGACATCAGCGGTGCTTCTTTCGCTGGCTTCTACTACATCTGCTTTCAGAAGTCTACAGCCACCATTGAGGGCTACTACTACCACAGGAGCTCTGAATG GTACCAGTCTTTGAACCTTACCCATGTCCCTGAACACAGCGCGCCCATCTACGAGTTCCGGTGA